The Streptomyces sp. NBC_01268 genome segment ATCCTCATGGTCGAGGCGATGGTGATCCTCTCCTTCGAGGCCACCGACGTCTTCCTCTTCTACATCCTGTTCGAAGCCATGCTCATCCCGATGTACTTCCTCATCGGCGGCTTCGGCGACCGCGCCCACGCGGGCTCCGACGAGAACGCGGCGGCCCAGCGCTCCTACGCGGCGGTCAAGTTCCTGCTCTACAACCTGGTCGGCGGCCTGATCATGCTGGCCGCGGTCATCGGCCTGTACGTCGTCGCCGGCAACTTCTCCCTCACGGAGATCGCCGAGGCGCGGGCCAACGGCTCGCTGGAGATGGCGACCAGCACCGAGCGGTGGCTGTTCCTCGGCTTCTTCTTCGCCTTCGCGGTGAAGGCCCCGCTGTGGCCGCTGCACACCTGGCTGCCGAACGCGATGGGGGAGGCCACCGCCCCGGTCGCCGTCCTCATCACCGCCGTCGTCGACAAGGTCGGCACCTTCGCGATGCTCCGCTTCTGCCTCGGGCTCTTCCCGGACGCGTCGAAGTGGGCCACCCCGGTGATCGTCGCGCTCGCGCTGATCAGCATCGTGTACGGGGCGCTGCTCGCCGTCGGCCAGCGGGACATCAAGCGCCTGGTCGCCTACGCGTCGATCTCGCACTTCGGCTTCATCATCATGGGCATCTTCGCGATGACCAGCCAGGGCCAGTCCGGCGCCACGCTCTACATGGTCAACCACGGCATCTCGACGGCCGCCCTGATGCTGGTCGCCGGCTTCCTGATCTCCCGGCGCGGCTCGCGGCTCATCGCCGACTACGGCGGTGTGCAGAAGGTGGCCCCGGTGCTCGCCGGGACCTTCCTGATCGGCGGCCTCGCCACCCTGTCGCTGCCCGGACTCGCCCCGTTCGTCAGCGAGTTCCTGGTCCTCGTCGGCACCTACTCGCGCTACCCGGTGGCCGGGATCATCGCCACCACCGGCATCGTCCTGGCCGCGCTGTACGTCCTCGTCCTCTACCAGCGGACGATGACGGGCCCGGTGAAGGAGGAGGTCCGCGAGCTGCCGGACCTGCGGGCGCGCGAGCTCGCCGTGGTCGTCCCGCTGATCGCGGTGCTGATCTTCCTCGGGGTCTTCCCGAAGCCGCTGACGGACGTCGTCAACCCGGCGGTCCAGCACACCATGTCCGATGTCCAGCAGAAGGACCCGAGCCCCGAAGTGGAGGCGGCCAAGTGAGCACCCCGGCTGTCCACACCCTGTGGACGACGGCCGCCGAGCCGATCAGCAAGATCCCGGCACCCCACATCGAGTACACGCAGCTGTCGCCCGTGCTCATCGTGGTCGGCGCGGCGGTCGTCAGTGTCCTCGTCGAGGCCTTCGTGCCGCGCAGGGGACGCCACTACACGCAGGTGTTCCTGAGCGTCCTGGCGCTCGTCGCCGCGTTCGCCGCCGTCGTCGGCCTCGCCGCCGGCGGCTACGGCTCCACCAAGGCGCACCTCGCGGCGATGGGGGCCATCGCCGTCGACGGGCCCGCGCTGTTCCTCCAGGGCACCATCCTGCTCGCCTCGGTCGTCGCGGTCCTCACCTTCGCCGAGCGCAGGCTCGACCCGGCCGACCACGGCCACCGGGTCGACTCCTTCGCCGCCGAGGCCGCCGCGGTCCCCGGCAGCGAGCAGGAGCGGGCGGCCGTCAAGGCCGGCTTCACCACCACCGAGGTGTTCCCGCTCGCCCTGTTCGCGGTCGCCGGCATGCTGGTCTTCCCCGCGGCCAACGACCTGCTGACCCTCTTCGTCGCGCTGGAGGTCTTCTCCCTCCCGCTCTACCTGCTGTGCGCGGTCGCCCGCCGCAAGCGCCTCCTCTCGCAGGAGGCCGCGGTCAAGTACTTCCTGCTCGGCGCCTTCTCCTCGGCGTTCCTGCTCTTCGGGATCGCCCTGCTCTACGGCTACGCGGGCTCCGTCTCGTACGCCGCGATCGCCGACGTCGTCGACGGCGACGTCGCCGGGATCGACCCGGCGCTCGCCGACACCATGGGCAACGACGTGCTGCTGCTCATCGGCTTCGCCCTGGTGCTGATGGGGCTGCTGTTCAAGGTCGGCGCCGTCCCGTTCCACATGTGGACCCCGGACGTCTACCAGGGCGCCCCGACCCCCGTCACCGGCTTCATGGCCGCCGCGACGAAGGTCGCCGCGTTCGGCGCGATGCTGCGCCTGCTGTACGTGGTGCTGCCGGGGCTCACCTGGGACTGGCGGCCGGTCATGTGGGCCGTCGCCATCGTCACCATGCTGGGCGGTGCGATCGTCGCCATCACCCAGACCGACATCAAGCGGCTGCTCGCGTACTCCTCGATCGCCCACGCCGGGTTCATCCTGGCCGGTGTCATCGCGGCCACGCCCAGCGGCGTCTCGTCGGTCCTGTTCTACCTGGGCGCCTACTCCTTCGTGACGATCGGCGCCTTCGCCGTGGTCACGCTGGTCCGGGACGCGGGCGGCGAGGCCACCCACCTGTCCAAGTGGGCGGGTCTGGGCCGCCGTTCGCCGCTGGTCGCGGCGGTCTTCGCGGTCTTCCTGCTCGCCTTCGCCGGCATCCCGCTGACCTCCGGGTTCTCCGGGAAGTTCGCCGTCTTCAAGGCGGCGGCGGACGGCGGCGCGGGCGCCCTGGTCGTGGTCGGTGTGATCTCCTCCGCGATCGCCGCGTTCTTCTACATCCGGGTGATCGTGCTGATGTTCTTCAGCGAGCCGAAGGCGGACGGCCCCACGGTCGCCGTGCCGTCGGGCCTCACCTCGGTCGCGATCACCGCCGGTGTGGTGGTCACCCTGGTGCTCGGCTTCGCGCCGCAGTACTTCCTGGACCTCGCGAACCAGGCGAGCGTGTTCGTGCGCTAGCCGTCGCCGCACGCCGGAGAGGGCCCGGCCGCCTGTCACGGGCGGCCGGGCCCTTCGGCGTGCGCCGCCCGCCCCCGCGTCGCCGTGGTGACCCACGGCGGGTCGCTGTGTCATCGTGAACGACCGGATTGGTCTCGACCAGTTGAGGGAGGCCGCACGATGCGCGGGACCACCGCGTCGCCCGACACCCCCGAAGCCCCGCCCCCGCGCGGCGCGTTACCCGTGCACCGCCTGGAGGTCCGGCTCCCCGACGGCGTGCCCTTCGCCGTCGGCAGCTTCGACTCCATCGGCCCGATGTCCCGGGCCGCGTTCCCGCACCGCCACACCTTCTACGAGTTCGTCCACGTCACCCGGGGCACCGGCACCCACGTCGTCGACCTGGCCCGCTGGGAGCTGCGCCCGCCGCACCTGGGCCTGATCCTGCCGGGCCAGGTGCACCACTGGGAGGACGCCCGCGACCTCGACGGGACCGTCGTCCTGTTCACCCCCGAGTTCCTCCTCGACCACCCCGGCGACCGGGAACTCCTCCGCCGCCTCGGCGCACACCCCTGGCTCCGCCTCGACTCCGCCGAACACGCCCGCACCGCCCGCCTGATGGCCGAACTCGTCGAGGAGTACGGGCGGGTGGACGCCGGCTTCGCCACCGTGCTGCGGTCGCTGCTGCACGTCCTGCTGGTCCGTACGGCCCGCCTCGGCGACCGCACCGAGGACCGCGCGCCCGGGCGGCCGTCGCCCGGGCGGCACGCGGTGGTCGCCGAGGAGTTCGCCCAGCTGGCCGCCCGTACCGGGACCGACGGCGTCCGATCCGTACGGGAGTGCGCGGAGCGGCTCGGGGTCACCCCCGGCTACCTCACCGAGGCCGTACGGGCCACGCTCGGCCGCACCCCGGCCGGGATGCTCCGGGAGGCGCGCACCCAGGAGGCCCAACGGCTGCTCGCCCGGACCGACTTGTCGGTCCGGCAGGTCGCGGCCCGGACCGGCTTCGACGACCCCGCGTACTTCAGCCGGTTCTTCCGCCGGGAGGCCGGAATGAGCCCGGGGGACTTCCGAAAGCACCACGACCGCCGTGTTCCGTCCATCGAAGACGCCCCCGGACCGGCCTAGGTTTCTGGACGATCGCTCAGCCCCCCACCCGAGGAGCAGGCATGGACAGCGAGACCAGCACCGGCCACATCACCCGGAAGGCCGTGCTGCGCGCGGCGATAGCCGCCGGGATGGCCGTCCCCACGGTGCTCATGGGCGTCCCCGCGCTCGCCCGCACGCTCACCGACGGCACCGTCGCGCCGGCGCTGACGCCGGAGTGCGACGACGGCGACCACCCCACCGTCGAGCAGATCGAGGGCCCCTACTTCAAGCCCAACTCCCCGCTGCGGTCCAGCCTGTTGGAAACGGGCACACCGGGCGTGCGGCTCACCGTCAGCGGCTACGTCTTCGGGCGGGCCTGCCTGCCGGTGTCCGGGGCGCTGCTCGACTTCTGGCAGGCCGACACCAACGGCGCGTACGACAACACGGGCTTCCGCTTCCGGGGGCACCAGTTCACCGGCGCGGACGGCTCGTTCAAGCTCACCACGATCGTGCCGGGGCTCTACCCGGGCCGCACCCGGCACCTCCACGTCAAGGTGCAGGCCCCGGGCCGGCCGATCCTCACCACCCAGCTGTACTTCCCGGGCGAGCCGCGCAACAACACGGACTCGATCTTCGACGCGCGGCTGCTGATGAACGTGCGGGACGCGGGCGGAGCCAAGGAGGCGGCGTTCGACTTCGTCCTCGACGTGCCGCAGACCCCCGGCCCGACGCCCACGCCGACTCCGACGCCGACGACGCCCGGGGGCACCTGGGCCGTCGGGACCGTGTACCGGGCGGGGGACGCGGTCACCTACGCCGGGCGGGGCTACGTGTGCCTGCAGGCGCACACGGCCCAGCCCGGCTGGGAGCCGCCGACGGTGCCCGCGCTGTGGCGGGCGGCCTGAGGCGGCGGGTGCCGCGGGGTGCCGCGGCGGTGAGGCGGCGGCACCCGGGCGGCTGAGACTCAGCCCGCGTTCGGCGCGATCTTGCCCGTGACCTCGCCGAGCGCGATCCGGGTGCCGTCCGGTCCGGGCGCCCAGGCGGTCAGCGTGACCTCGTCGCCGTCCTCCAGGAACGTCCGCTTGCCGAAGGGGAGTTCGAGGACGTCGCGGCCGTTCCAGGTGAGTTCGAGGAGCGAGCCGCGCTGGCCGACCTCGGGTCCGGAGACCGTGCCGGAGCCGTAGAGGTCGCCGGTGCGCAGGGAGGCGCCGTTCACCGTCATGTGGGCCAGCTGCTGGGCGGCGGTCCAGTACATGGTGGAGAACGGCGGCTCGGCCACCACCTCGCCGTTGATCGTCACGGTGATCCGCAGGTCGAAGCCGCCGGGCTCCTCCTCGGCCGCGTCGTCCAGGTACGGCTGGAGGGCGAAGTCGCGGGCGGGCGGCGCGACCCGGGCGGCGTCCAGGGCCTCCAGCGGGGTCACCCAGGCGGAGACGGAGGTCTGGAAGGACTTGCCGAGGAACGGGCCCAGCGGCACGTACTCCCAGGCCTGGATGTCACGGGCCGACCAGTCGTTGAGCAGCGTCAGGCCGAAGACGTGCTCGCGGAAGTCGCCGAGGGCGACCGGGCTGCCGAGCGTGGACGGGGTGCCGACGAGGAAGCCGACCTCCGCCTCGATGTCCAGCTTCACGGACGGCCCGAAGACCGGCGCCGGGTCGGCGGGCGCCTTGCGCTGACCGGCCGGGCGGACCACGTCGGTGCCGGAGACCACGACGGTGCCGGCCCGCCCGTGGTAGCCGATCGGCAGGTGCTTCCAGTTCGGGGTGAGCGCGTCGCCGTCGGGGCGGAAGATGTGCCCGACGTTGGTGGCGTGGTGCTCGCTCGCGTAGAAGTCGACGTAGTCCGCGACCTCGTACGGCAGGTGCAGCGTGACCGCGTCCAGCGGGTGCAGCAGCGGCTCGACGACCGGCCGGTGCGCGGGCACGGTCAGCCAGCCGGTGAGCGCGCGGCGCACGTCGCGCCAGGCGGTGCGGCCGGCGGCGAGCAGCGGGTTCAGGCTCGGCTGGGCGAGCAGCGCGGCGTACGGCGAGCCGAGCGCGTGTGCCGCGGCCCCCGCGTCGAGCACGTGCCCGCCGATCCGGACGCCCAGCCGGCGCCGGTCGGGCTCGTCGGCGGTGCTGAAGACGCCGTACGGAAGGTTGTGCGGGCCGAAGGGATCGCCCTCGGCCAGGTCGAGCGGGCTCTGCTCGGGCATCGGTGCTTGCCTCGCTTTCCAGGTGTGTGGGGGACACGTTACGGGGCGGGCGGCGAGGCGCAGATGACATGTGTCACACGGAAAGTGGGGCCTCCATGGGCAACTGTCCCGGTTCAGGTGGTTTGCCCGTGCTGTGGGTTCGCTGTGCCGAGGTGAACGCGTTCAGACCTCTGTTCCGGGGGCTGTTTCCAGCCCTACGATCACGGGGACGTCGCGCCGCGTGAGTTCCCCGCAGGTGCGGCCCCCACCACGTGTTTCCCCTCCTCCGACCAGCAGGAACAAGGTCCGTCTTGAAGATCCGTCGCATCCTCGCGACCGCCGTGGCCGCCGCCGTGACCACCCCGGTCGTCTTCCTTTCCGCCACGCCCGCCTTCGCCGACACCAAGCCCGGCACGACGGCCGAGGCGCGCAACAAGAAGCCCACGCTGGACGAGCTCCGCCTCGCGGTCACCAAGGCGCAGGCCGTGTACGACGCGGCCGTCGTCGCCGACTCGGACGCCCAGCGGGCCATGGACGAGTTCGACAAGCCGGGCAACCCGCTGTCGGTCGCCCGCATCGCCGCGAAGAAGGCCTCCGACGAGGCCGCCGCCGCCAAGGTCACCGCCGACGGCGAGCTGAAGAAGGCCCAGGACGCCCAGGCCGCGCTGCCCGCCGAGGCGACCCAGGAGCAGAAGGACGCGGCCAAGAAGGCCGTGGACGACGCCCAGAAGTCCGCCGACGAGGCGAAGGCCACCGCCGAGACCAAGGCCGCCGCCTACGCGGCCGCGGACAAGACCTACGACGACGCCTCCGTCGAGCTCTCCCGCAAGATCGGCAAGGCGCAGAAGGCCAAGGCCGACGCGCTCAAGGCCCTCGACGCCGCCAAGAAGGAGCTCGCCGACGCCCAGGAGGAGCCGGGCGAGGACGACTGCGTGGACGACAAGAACTTCGTCACCACCCTCACGGGCCCGGCGAAGGTCACGGCCGGCACGAGCGCGGTCTTCAACCTGCGGGTGACCAACAAGGGCAAGTTCACTTTCGACGAGGTCGGCGGCTCGGCGCTCGCGTACTCCATGGAGGACGGCGAGGACGAGCACTTCAGCGTGGCTTGGTCCTCGGTGAACAGCCCGAAGTGGCAGACGCTCGACTCATTCGACGAGGAGGAGGGCTTTTCCAGCCTCTCCGCGGTCAAGCCGGGCGGCTCCTTCGACTTCAAGCTGAAGGTCACCGTCGACGCCAAGGCCAAGGCGGCCGACGCGGTCCTGGCCGGTGGCGGCGGCTACCAGAACAAGGACGGCGCTTGCGGCGTCACCGACGAGGGCGCCTTCGCAGGGTTCGCCGTCGTCAAGCCCACCAAGCCCGCCCCGGGCAAGGACACCGACAAGGGCGGCTCCACCACCGGCGGCAACGGCAACACCACCCAGCAGGGCGGCTCGTCGAACACCTCGGTGACGAGCGGCTCCACCGGCGGCACCCTCGCCAAGACCGGTTCCGGTTCCGCCACCCTGCCGATCGGCCTCGCGGGCGGCGTGGCCGTCGTGCTCGGCGCGGGCGCGATGGTGCTCGTGCGGCGGCGCAAGGCCGGCGCGGACGCGTAGGCGCCGTACGCGGACTGTGTGAGAGTGGCCCCGATTCCGTCCCGCGGGATCGGGGCCTTCCGTCGTAGGCGGTGTGCGGCGCGTCCGTGATCGCGGAGGGCAGCCGTTTGTCCCGTCTCGGACGTCACCCCGCCGTGCGCGGAATGGCGCGTTCCCACGTGCGGTGGAACACCACCTCGCCGCCCTCCTTGCAGATCACCTCGTTCGAGGTCAGGAACGAGTCCGCGTCGCAGGCGATCTCGGAGCGGGTGTCGATGGTGACGTCCCAGGCCATCTCGGGGCGGTGCAGGCGGATCGACCAGTCGGAGCGGGTGCGGGCGGTCAGCGGGCCGGACTCGGCGATCGTGTAGGTCTCCAGGGCGTCCTCGGTGAATTCGAGGCCGTCGGGGTAGACGCGGGTGCCGCCGTAGCGCGGGTCGACCTCCAGGCGCCATTCGCCCTTGGCGACGTCCCGGACCACCAGGCGCTCGGGGCGGGGCTCCTCCAGGGTGGCGGGGTAGCTGACGCCGAGGGGTTCGGACTGCTCGGGGTCGGCGAAGCCGACGGCGTCCTGGGTGGGGGCGCGGACCGGCAGGGTGAGCGCGGAGCCGGCCGGGTCGAGGGTGAAGCCGGCGGCGTCGGGCTGGGGCCAGATCCAGGGCCAGTACGTGGAGGAGACGGCCAGCCGGACCCGGTGGCCGGGCGGGAAGGTGTGGCCGATGCCGTTGAGCTCGAAGCGGACGTCCTCCCCTTCGCCGATCTGCGCCTCCACGGCCCGGTCGCGGCCGTAGCGGGCGGAGAGGTTGAGCACGCCCCGGGTGACCAGGGTGGAGGAGCCGTCGGGGGCGACGTCGCAGAGCCGGGCGATGACCTGGCCGGTGGGCGCGTCCGCCAGCAGGCGCAGGTCGACGGCGGGCCGGCCGAGGACGTCGATGGGTTCGCCCCCGGAGGAGGCGTCCGGCACGAGGAAGTCGAAGCAGGCCGAGTGGGCGTCCTCCTGGCGCTGGTCCGGCGGCAGGTCGGCGTCGTTGCCGAAGGGGAAGAAGCGGCCCGCGTCCAGACCGGTCTGCTGGGGCGAGCGGACCGGCACCGGGTCGCCGGCGAAGGCGTACGTGACGGGGGTGACGTGCGGGGAGGGCCAGGCGGGGTCGGTGACCCAGCGGCCGGGCAGCTCCTCGTACAGGGTGGCCGGCGGGTGCGAGTCGCTGATCCAGGAGCGCAGCAGCGGCTCGGCCATCACGTCGTTGTCGGCGCCCTTGAGGTGGTGGTCCCACCAGCGCAGGGTCTCCTGGAGGAAGCCGATCGCCGGTCCGGGCGGCAGCCCGCGGTCCGGGTACTGGTGCGACCAGGGCCCGATGATGCCGCGGACGCGGTCCTGGGGGAGGTGCTCGACCAGCCGGAGCACGGTGTCGCGGTACGGGTCGTGCCAGCCGCCGACGGCGAGGACGGCGGCCTTGACCGCGGAGTAGTCCTCGCAGACGCTGCCGTGCCTCCAGTAGGCGTCGCGGGTCTGGTGGGCGAGCCAGGTGTGGATGAGGGGCTCGACGGCCTCCAGGCGCTTCAGCCACAGCTCGCGCCACTCCTCGCCCGCGTACAGCGGGTCCGGCGGCCGGGCGACGAAGGCGAGCATGGTCGCCGCCCAGGCGTGCATGTCGACGGCGAGGACGGAGCCGCCCATGTAGTGCACGTCGTTGTCGTAGCGGTCGTCGGTGGAGCAGACGGTCACGACGGCCTTCAGCGGCTCGGGGGCGAGCGCGGCGATCTGGAGCGAGTTGAAGCCGCCCCAGGAGATGCCGAACATGCCGACCTTCCCCGTGCACCAGGGCTGTTCGGCGAGCCAGTTCACGACGGCCACGCCGTCGGCGAGCTCCAGGGCGTCGTACTCGTCGCCGGGCAGGCCCTCGCTGTTGCCGTGGCCGCGGACGTCGACCCGTACGGAGGCGTAGCCGTGGCCCGCGTACCAGGGGTGGCGCTGCCAGTCGCGGGGCGCGGTCCAGTCGGTCAGGCGGTACGGCAGGTACTCCAGGAGCGCCGGTACGGGCTCGTCGGTGAGCGGGCGCCACACGCGGGCGTAGAGCCGTGTCCCGTCG includes the following:
- a CDS encoding NADH-quinone oxidoreductase subunit M; translation: MSFPLLTATAAVPAVGAILTAAVPAARRTAAKWLALLVSLATLVLAAVVFARFEPGGDRYQLVESHSWIADFGVRYELGVDGIGVALIALTALLIPFIVLAGWHDADPLETSSTRWRPTQGFFALILMVEAMVILSFEATDVFLFYILFEAMLIPMYFLIGGFGDRAHAGSDENAAAQRSYAAVKFLLYNLVGGLIMLAAVIGLYVVAGNFSLTEIAEARANGSLEMATSTERWLFLGFFFAFAVKAPLWPLHTWLPNAMGEATAPVAVLITAVVDKVGTFAMLRFCLGLFPDASKWATPVIVALALISIVYGALLAVGQRDIKRLVAYASISHFGFIIMGIFAMTSQGQSGATLYMVNHGISTAALMLVAGFLISRRGSRLIADYGGVQKVAPVLAGTFLIGGLATLSLPGLAPFVSEFLVLVGTYSRYPVAGIIATTGIVLAALYVLVLYQRTMTGPVKEEVRELPDLRARELAVVVPLIAVLIFLGVFPKPLTDVVNPAVQHTMSDVQQKDPSPEVEAAK
- the nuoN gene encoding NADH-quinone oxidoreductase subunit NuoN, which codes for MSTPAVHTLWTTAAEPISKIPAPHIEYTQLSPVLIVVGAAVVSVLVEAFVPRRGRHYTQVFLSVLALVAAFAAVVGLAAGGYGSTKAHLAAMGAIAVDGPALFLQGTILLASVVAVLTFAERRLDPADHGHRVDSFAAEAAAVPGSEQERAAVKAGFTTTEVFPLALFAVAGMLVFPAANDLLTLFVALEVFSLPLYLLCAVARRKRLLSQEAAVKYFLLGAFSSAFLLFGIALLYGYAGSVSYAAIADVVDGDVAGIDPALADTMGNDVLLLIGFALVLMGLLFKVGAVPFHMWTPDVYQGAPTPVTGFMAAATKVAAFGAMLRLLYVVLPGLTWDWRPVMWAVAIVTMLGGAIVAITQTDIKRLLAYSSIAHAGFILAGVIAATPSGVSSVLFYLGAYSFVTIGAFAVVTLVRDAGGEATHLSKWAGLGRRSPLVAAVFAVFLLAFAGIPLTSGFSGKFAVFKAAADGGAGALVVVGVISSAIAAFFYIRVIVLMFFSEPKADGPTVAVPSGLTSVAITAGVVVTLVLGFAPQYFLDLANQASVFVR
- a CDS encoding helix-turn-helix transcriptional regulator, yielding MRGTTASPDTPEAPPPRGALPVHRLEVRLPDGVPFAVGSFDSIGPMSRAAFPHRHTFYEFVHVTRGTGTHVVDLARWELRPPHLGLILPGQVHHWEDARDLDGTVVLFTPEFLLDHPGDRELLRRLGAHPWLRLDSAEHARTARLMAELVEEYGRVDAGFATVLRSLLHVLLVRTARLGDRTEDRAPGRPSPGRHAVVAEEFAQLAARTGTDGVRSVRECAERLGVTPGYLTEAVRATLGRTPAGMLREARTQEAQRLLARTDLSVRQVAARTGFDDPAYFSRFFRREAGMSPGDFRKHHDRRVPSIEDAPGPA
- a CDS encoding dioxygenase family protein; the encoded protein is MDSETSTGHITRKAVLRAAIAAGMAVPTVLMGVPALARTLTDGTVAPALTPECDDGDHPTVEQIEGPYFKPNSPLRSSLLETGTPGVRLTVSGYVFGRACLPVSGALLDFWQADTNGAYDNTGFRFRGHQFTGADGSFKLTTIVPGLYPGRTRHLHVKVQAPGRPILTTQLYFPGEPRNNTDSIFDARLLMNVRDAGGAKEAAFDFVLDVPQTPGPTPTPTPTPTTPGGTWAVGTVYRAGDAVTYAGRGYVCLQAHTAQPGWEPPTVPALWRAA
- the fahA gene encoding fumarylacetoacetase, translated to MPEQSPLDLAEGDPFGPHNLPYGVFSTADEPDRRRLGVRIGGHVLDAGAAAHALGSPYAALLAQPSLNPLLAAGRTAWRDVRRALTGWLTVPAHRPVVEPLLHPLDAVTLHLPYEVADYVDFYASEHHATNVGHIFRPDGDALTPNWKHLPIGYHGRAGTVVVSGTDVVRPAGQRKAPADPAPVFGPSVKLDIEAEVGFLVGTPSTLGSPVALGDFREHVFGLTLLNDWSARDIQAWEYVPLGPFLGKSFQTSVSAWVTPLEALDAARVAPPARDFALQPYLDDAAEEEPGGFDLRITVTINGEVVAEPPFSTMYWTAAQQLAHMTVNGASLRTGDLYGSGTVSGPEVGQRGSLLELTWNGRDVLELPFGKRTFLEDGDEVTLTAWAPGPDGTRIALGEVTGKIAPNAG
- a CDS encoding LPXTG cell wall anchor domain-containing protein: MKIRRILATAVAAAVTTPVVFLSATPAFADTKPGTTAEARNKKPTLDELRLAVTKAQAVYDAAVVADSDAQRAMDEFDKPGNPLSVARIAAKKASDEAAAAKVTADGELKKAQDAQAALPAEATQEQKDAAKKAVDDAQKSADEAKATAETKAAAYAAADKTYDDASVELSRKIGKAQKAKADALKALDAAKKELADAQEEPGEDDCVDDKNFVTTLTGPAKVTAGTSAVFNLRVTNKGKFTFDEVGGSALAYSMEDGEDEHFSVAWSSVNSPKWQTLDSFDEEEGFSSLSAVKPGGSFDFKLKVTVDAKAKAADAVLAGGGGYQNKDGACGVTDEGAFAGFAVVKPTKPAPGKDTDKGGSTTGGNGNTTQQGGSSNTSVTSGSTGGTLAKTGSGSATLPIGLAGGVAVVLGAGAMVLVRRRKAGADA
- a CDS encoding CocE/NonD family hydrolase yields the protein MPATPKIRTDFPYETRHEDIRIPMPDGTRLYARVWRPLTDEPVPALLEYLPYRLTDWTAPRDWQRHPWYAGHGYASVRVDVRGHGNSEGLPGDEYDALELADGVAVVNWLAEQPWCTGKVGMFGISWGGFNSLQIAALAPEPLKAVVTVCSTDDRYDNDVHYMGGSVLAVDMHAWAATMLAFVARPPDPLYAGEEWRELWLKRLEAVEPLIHTWLAHQTRDAYWRHGSVCEDYSAVKAAVLAVGGWHDPYRDTVLRLVEHLPQDRVRGIIGPWSHQYPDRGLPPGPAIGFLQETLRWWDHHLKGADNDVMAEPLLRSWISDSHPPATLYEELPGRWVTDPAWPSPHVTPVTYAFAGDPVPVRSPQQTGLDAGRFFPFGNDADLPPDQRQEDAHSACFDFLVPDASSGGEPIDVLGRPAVDLRLLADAPTGQVIARLCDVAPDGSSTLVTRGVLNLSARYGRDRAVEAQIGEGEDVRFELNGIGHTFPPGHRVRLAVSSTYWPWIWPQPDAAGFTLDPAGSALTLPVRAPTQDAVGFADPEQSEPLGVSYPATLEEPRPERLVVRDVAKGEWRLEVDPRYGGTRVYPDGLEFTEDALETYTIAESGPLTARTRSDWSIRLHRPEMAWDVTIDTRSEIACDADSFLTSNEVICKEGGEVVFHRTWERAIPRTAG